TAGAAGCGCCCAGTCATGTGGCGGTAGGCGTAGGCCGCAATGCTCGGCGTCTTGGCGATGAGCCGTCGGATATGAGTCTGACGTAAGCCCTGGTCGAAGATCTGTTTGGCGTCGGGATAGAAAGTCGAGAGCGCGCCGACCGTGCTCAGAAACACGCCCATCGGATGCGCGTTGTAGCGAAACGCCCGCATGAGCTGCTTGATGTTCTCGTGGAGCATCGTGTGCAGCGTGACTTCCCGCGTCCAGGCCCCCAGCTGCTTCGCGGTCGGAAGTTCGCCATGGAGGAGCACGTACGCTGTTTCGAGATAAGTGCTGTGCTCCGCGAGCTGCGCGATCGGATAGCCGCGGTACATCAGCACGCCGCGCTCGCCGTCGATGAACGTCACGGCACTGCGGCACGACGCGGTGTTCTGAAGCGCCGGGTCGTAGGTCATCATGCCGAAATCGTTCTCGTCCACCTTGATCTGACGAAGATCCATCGCGCGGACGGTCCCATCGGCGACGGGGATCTCATACTGCTTGCCGGTGCGGTTGTCGGTGATGGTCAGCGTGTTGGGCATACGTGCTCTGCGCTCCAGCGGCGGACGAGGAACTTGCTGGGGATCGTCGACCCGGGGGCGATCCAATCACTTCCAGTCGGATCGTCAGTCGGAGGCCTCGCCAGTCTCGTCCTCGTCTGGGATCAGCGCGGCCTCCGGATCTTCGGCCGAGTCGGGGGGCTCCGGGTCGGGGATCCGGTAGCTGCCGTCAAGCCAGCGGGAGAGATCCAGCCGTTTGCAGCGCTCGCTACAGAACGGCCGCCACCGCTCGCTCACGGGCTGCCGGCGACAGTATACACAGACCGGCATCCCTCTATTGTACTTACGCTGTCAGGGATCTAGGGATCTAGGGATCTAGGGATCGAGGGATCGAGGGATCGAGGGATCGAGGGATCTAGGGGGCAAGGGAATGCGGGCGACATGCGAGTCTCCCGCCCCGAGAGCCGTTAGCCGGAATGCTCAAGTTACCCCTGGATCCCTTGGGCCCTAGATCCCTCGATCCCTGACTATTCGCGCTCGCCCGCGTGGTGTCGCACGTCCTGCGCCGAGACCATGAAGATGACGTCTTCGGCAATATTCGTGGCGTGATCGCCGATGCGCTCCAAGTGACGCGAAATGAGGATGAGGTCGAGCGCCGGCTCGATCGTGCGCGGATCCTGCAGCATGTAGGTCAGCAGCTCGCGGAACACCTGCGTCTTGAGGGCGTCCAGCTTGTCGTCTTCGTTGAGCACGTGCCGCGCCAGCTCGAGGTCGCGCCGGACGTACGCGTCGAGCGCATCGCGCAGCATCGCCTGCGCGATGGTGGCCATCCGTGGGATATCGATGAGCTCCTTCACCGGCGGGTGGAGCAGGTAGCGCTGCGCCGCCTCGGCAATGTTGACCGCGAGATCGCCGACGCGCTCGAGGTCGGTATTGATCTTGACCGCTCCGACGATCCCGCGCAGGTCGACGGCCATCGGCTGGTGAAGCGCGAGCATCTTGAAACAGCGATCGTCGATCTCCATGTGGAGCTCGTTCACTGGCTCGTCGCTGGTGCGAATCTTCTCCACCTGCGCGACGTCACGGTCGACGACGGCTTCGATGACGTGACGGACACGCTCCTCCGCCAACCCCCCCATGACGAGCAACCGTTCCTTGAGGTGCTCGAGCGATTCGTGGAGTTGCGATACGACGCGTTCGACTGGTTCCATGGGTGCAGACGATGGGTCCATCGGTGACATGGTAACGAAGCTTCGTCTCAGCCGAAGCGCCCGGTCACGTAGTCTTCCGTGAGCTGTTCCCGTGGCGCCGTGAAGATGCGCTCGGTACGGTCGAACTCGACGAGCCGCCCGAGCCAGAAGAACGCCGTGAAATCGGAGATGCGCGCCGCCTGCTGCATATTGTGTGTGACGATGACGATCGTGTAGTCGCGTTTGAGCTGGTGCACGAGCTCCTCGATGCGCTGCGTGGCGATCGGGTCGAGCGCCGATGCCGGCTCGTCCATCAACACGATGTCCGGCTTGACCGCCAGCGCTCTGGCGATGCACAAGCGTTGTTGTTGGCCGCCGGAGAGGGCGAGCGCCGACTCTTGCAGGCGGTCCTTGACCTCGTCCCACAGCGCCGCCGCGCGCAAGCTGCTCTCGACCAGATCATCGAGCTGTCCCCGACTCGTGATCATGCCGTTGATACGCGGGCCATACGCGACGTTGTCGTACACCGACTTCGGGAAGGGGTTCGACTTCTGGAACACCATCCCGATGCGCCGACGCAAGCCGACGACATCGATGTCGCGGCCGTAGATGTCGACGCCGTCCACCTCGACGGTGCCCTCGACTCGTGCGCCAGGAATGATGTCGTTCATCCGGTTCAGCGTGCGCAGGAACGTGCTCTTGCCGCAGCCGGACGGCCCGATGAACGCTGTCACGAGACGCTC
This genomic interval from Luteitalea sp. contains the following:
- the yacG gene encoding DNA gyrase inhibitor YacG, yielding MPVCVYCRRQPVSERWRPFCSERCKRLDLSRWLDGSYRIPDPEPPDSAEDPEAALIPDEDETGEASD
- the phoU gene encoding phosphate signaling complex protein PhoU, whose protein sequence is MEPVERVVSQLHESLEHLKERLLVMGGLAEERVRHVIEAVVDRDVAQVEKIRTSDEPVNELHMEIDDRCFKMLALHQPMAVDLRGIVGAVKINTDLERVGDLAVNIAEAAQRYLLHPPVKELIDIPRMATIAQAMLRDALDAYVRRDLELARHVLNEDDKLDALKTQVFRELLTYMLQDPRTIEPALDLILISRHLERIGDHATNIAEDVIFMVSAQDVRHHAGERE
- a CDS encoding phosphate ABC transporter ATP-binding protein encodes the protein MTPNAPSLPSLSPRPASLSPGAADAAGPQADPAALNAKIEARSLNFYYGDAHVLHAIDMRIPERLVTAFIGPSGCGKSTFLRTLNRMNDIIPGARVEGTVEVDGVDIYGRDIDVVGLRRRIGMVFQKSNPFPKSVYDNVAYGPRINGMITSRGQLDDLVESSLRAAALWDEVKDRLQESALALSGGQQQRLCIARALAVKPDIVLMDEPASALDPIATQRIEELVHQLKRDYTIVIVTHNMQQAARISDFTAFFWLGRLVEFDRTERIFTAPREQLTEDYVTGRFG